A genome region from Pristis pectinata isolate sPriPec2 chromosome 40, sPriPec2.1.pri, whole genome shotgun sequence includes the following:
- the hapln2 gene encoding hyaluronan and proteoglycan link protein 2 isoform X2 — MQAPDSLSPGCSRCAAVLGYIRYLENSGPSVVTSRRGANATLPCRMRFVPSGYRVKWVKMNGSPLENIVLVGNSLQQKGYGAFARRAYLRRLDKYDVSLLLLDVRLEDAGKFKCELINGVDDEAAELELQLDGVVFPYQPRQGRYQFNYYQAVRACEGQDARLATFQQLFQEWQRGLDWCNAGWLEDGTVQYPVTVPRDPCGGRHLPAGIRSYGLRNKQRERYDAFCFTSSIKGYVYFRKNAQMLDYRRAVSACRSEGATIAKVGQLYAAWTFSRLHRCEPGWLADGSVRFPIVSPRSQCGGPEPGVRSHGFPNQAQRQYGVYCYKAR, encoded by the exons ATGCAAGCTCCTGACAGTCTCTCTCCCGGTTGCTCACGGTGTGCAGCCGTACTGGGATACATCCGGTACCTGGAGAACTCGGGCCCGAGTGTGGTGACGTCCCGCCGAGGAGCCAACGCCACGCTGCCCTGCCGCATGCGGTTCGTGCCCAGCGGCTACCGGGTGAAGTGGGTGAAGATGAACGGGTCGCCCTTGGAGAACATCGTGCTGGTGGGGAACAGCCTGCAGCAGAAGGGGTACGGTGCCTTCGCCAGGAGGGCGTACCTCCGCAGGCTGGACAAGTACGACGTGTCGCTGCTGCTGCTCGACGTCCGGCTGGAAGACGCCGGAAAGTTCAAGTGTGAGCTCATCAACGGCGTGGACGACGAGGCGGccgagctggagctgcagctggacg GAGTGGTCTTTCCCTACCAACCCCGCCAGGGCCGCTACCAGTTCAACTACTACCAGGCTGTGCGGGCGTGTGAGGGGCAGGACGCCAGGCTCGCCACCTTTCAACAGCTCTTCCAAG agtGGCAGCGGGGCTTGGACTGGTGTAACGCGGGCTGGCTGGAGGACGGCACCGTGCAGTATCCGGTGACGGTTCCCCGGGACCCGTGTGGGGGGCGTCACCTTCCCGCGGGCATCAGGAGCTACGGACTGCGGAACAAGCAGCGAGAGCGCTACGACGCTTTCTGCTTCACCTCCAGCATCAAAG GTTACGTGTATTTCCGGAAGAACGCCCAGATGTTGGACTACCGCCGGGCAGTGAGTGCGTGCCGCAGTGAGGGAGCCACCATCGCAAAGGTGGGGCAGCTGTACGCCGCCTGGACCTTCTCCCGCCTGCACCGCTGCGAGCCGGGCTGGCTGGCCGACGGCAGCGTCCGCTTCCCCATCGTCTCGCCGCGCTCCCAGTGCGGCGGTCCCGAGCCAGGGGTCCGCAGCCACGGCTTCCCAAACCAGGCGCAGCGCCAGTACGGCGTGTACTGCTACAAGGCGCGGTAG
- the hapln2 gene encoding hyaluronan and proteoglycan link protein 2 isoform X1, with protein MRTLVVLLTLAHGCSLAFAGPIYYTSQGGRYTEELRHRIRGDQAVLGYIRYLENSGPSVVTSRRGANATLPCRMRFVPSGYRVKWVKMNGSPLENIVLVGNSLQQKGYGAFARRAYLRRLDKYDVSLLLLDVRLEDAGKFKCELINGVDDEAAELELQLDGVVFPYQPRQGRYQFNYYQAVRACEGQDARLATFQQLFQEWQRGLDWCNAGWLEDGTVQYPVTVPRDPCGGRHLPAGIRSYGLRNKQRERYDAFCFTSSIKGYVYFRKNAQMLDYRRAVSACRSEGATIAKVGQLYAAWTFSRLHRCEPGWLADGSVRFPIVSPRSQCGGPEPGVRSHGFPNQAQRQYGVYCYKAR; from the exons ATGAGGACGCTGGTCGTGTTGCTCACCCTGGCTCATGGCTGCTCCCTGGCCTTCGCCGGTCCGATCTACTACACGTCCCAGGGCGGTCGCTACACCGAGGAACTCAGGCACCGCATCCGCGGAGATCAAG CCGTACTGGGATACATCCGGTACCTGGAGAACTCGGGCCCGAGTGTGGTGACGTCCCGCCGAGGAGCCAACGCCACGCTGCCCTGCCGCATGCGGTTCGTGCCCAGCGGCTACCGGGTGAAGTGGGTGAAGATGAACGGGTCGCCCTTGGAGAACATCGTGCTGGTGGGGAACAGCCTGCAGCAGAAGGGGTACGGTGCCTTCGCCAGGAGGGCGTACCTCCGCAGGCTGGACAAGTACGACGTGTCGCTGCTGCTGCTCGACGTCCGGCTGGAAGACGCCGGAAAGTTCAAGTGTGAGCTCATCAACGGCGTGGACGACGAGGCGGccgagctggagctgcagctggacg GAGTGGTCTTTCCCTACCAACCCCGCCAGGGCCGCTACCAGTTCAACTACTACCAGGCTGTGCGGGCGTGTGAGGGGCAGGACGCCAGGCTCGCCACCTTTCAACAGCTCTTCCAAG agtGGCAGCGGGGCTTGGACTGGTGTAACGCGGGCTGGCTGGAGGACGGCACCGTGCAGTATCCGGTGACGGTTCCCCGGGACCCGTGTGGGGGGCGTCACCTTCCCGCGGGCATCAGGAGCTACGGACTGCGGAACAAGCAGCGAGAGCGCTACGACGCTTTCTGCTTCACCTCCAGCATCAAAG GTTACGTGTATTTCCGGAAGAACGCCCAGATGTTGGACTACCGCCGGGCAGTGAGTGCGTGCCGCAGTGAGGGAGCCACCATCGCAAAGGTGGGGCAGCTGTACGCCGCCTGGACCTTCTCCCGCCTGCACCGCTGCGAGCCGGGCTGGCTGGCCGACGGCAGCGTCCGCTTCCCCATCGTCTCGCCGCGCTCCCAGTGCGGCGGTCCCGAGCCAGGGGTCCGCAGCCACGGCTTCCCAAACCAGGCGCAGCGCCAGTACGGCGTGTACTGCTACAAGGCGCGGTAG